In Mesorhizobium sp., one DNA window encodes the following:
- a CDS encoding aldehyde dehydrogenase family protein: MNQIQDILKTMDYGPAPEEDTIVRDWLKRHKGRFGHFIGGKLTASSGDTFAVPNPATGETLAEVAIAGKKEVDAAVKSATAAFAPWSKLSGNQRARHLYAIAREIQKHARFLAVLETLDNGKPIRETRDIDIPLVARHFYHHAGWAELRDETFAGYEPAGVCGQIIPWNFPLLMLAWKIAPALAAGCTVVLKPAEHTPLTALAFAEICKEAGLPAGVVNIVNGGGETGALIAGHDGIAKLAFTGSTEVGRILRRQTAGSGKKLSLELGGKSPFLVYADADLDAAVEGVVDAIWFNQGEVCCAGSRAIVQEGVADRFHAKLRARMEKLRVGDPLDKSTDVGAVVANVQIEQISARVKAGLAEGGTMFQPSWAPKLPSTGCFFPPTLFTDVMPASRLAQEEIFGPVLVSMTFRTPGEAIQLANNSRYGLAASVWSQNLDTAFDAARRLKAGVVWINSTNLFDAAIPFGGYKESGFGREGGREGMHEYLVPGWLKKAKATAVSKPLPSATPLDADEERADGASALDRTVKLYIGGKQARPDSGYSYPVHDHAGKFVTEAPLGNRKDIRNAVEAAHKADGWSGMTGHGRAQVLYFLAENLELRAAEFARRLVQATGASAAKAAREVETTVARVMYYAAWADKYDGAARAPQGRMLSVVLNEPWDVMAISCPDEAPLLSFVSLVAPAISMGNRVVVTPSPRQPLAALDLYQVFDTSDVPGGVVNIVTGDRDQLASVLAKHDDVAAHWYFGSKEGSALVEKESAGNLKAVWANQGLARDWFDPAQGQGEEFLFRAVRHKAIWTPFGV, translated from the coding sequence ATGAACCAGATCCAGGACATCCTGAAGACGATGGATTACGGACCGGCGCCGGAAGAAGACACGATCGTCCGCGACTGGCTGAAGCGCCACAAGGGCCGCTTCGGCCATTTCATCGGCGGCAAGCTTACGGCGTCGTCCGGCGACACCTTCGCCGTCCCGAACCCGGCCACCGGCGAGACGCTGGCCGAGGTCGCGATCGCCGGGAAGAAGGAGGTCGATGCCGCGGTGAAGTCCGCGACCGCCGCCTTCGCCCCATGGTCGAAGCTCTCCGGCAACCAGCGCGCCCGCCACCTCTATGCTATCGCGCGCGAGATCCAGAAGCATGCGCGCTTCCTTGCCGTGCTCGAGACGCTGGACAACGGCAAGCCGATCCGCGAGACGCGCGATATCGACATCCCGCTGGTCGCCCGCCATTTCTACCACCACGCCGGCTGGGCCGAGCTGCGCGACGAGACCTTCGCGGGCTACGAGCCGGCCGGCGTCTGCGGCCAGATCATCCCGTGGAACTTCCCGCTCCTGATGCTCGCCTGGAAAATTGCGCCGGCGCTCGCCGCCGGCTGCACGGTGGTGCTGAAGCCGGCCGAGCACACGCCGCTCACCGCGCTGGCCTTTGCGGAGATTTGCAAGGAGGCGGGCCTGCCTGCCGGCGTCGTCAACATCGTCAATGGCGGCGGCGAGACCGGCGCCCTGATCGCCGGCCATGACGGCATCGCCAAGCTGGCGTTTACCGGCTCGACCGAGGTCGGCCGCATCCTTCGCCGCCAGACGGCCGGCTCGGGCAAGAAGCTGTCGCTCGAGCTCGGCGGCAAGTCGCCATTCCTCGTCTATGCCGATGCGGACCTCGACGCGGCGGTGGAAGGCGTCGTCGACGCGATCTGGTTCAACCAGGGCGAGGTCTGCTGCGCCGGCTCGCGCGCCATCGTCCAGGAGGGCGTCGCCGATCGGTTCCATGCGAAGCTCCGCGCCCGCATGGAGAAGCTGCGCGTCGGCGATCCGCTCGACAAGTCGACCGATGTCGGCGCCGTGGTGGCGAACGTCCAGATCGAGCAGATATCGGCGCGCGTGAAGGCCGGCCTCGCCGAGGGAGGCACCATGTTCCAGCCGAGCTGGGCGCCGAAACTGCCGAGCACGGGATGCTTCTTCCCGCCGACGCTGTTTACCGACGTGATGCCCGCCTCGCGCCTGGCACAGGAGGAGATCTTCGGCCCGGTGCTGGTGTCGATGACCTTCCGCACGCCGGGCGAGGCGATCCAGCTCGCCAACAATTCGCGCTACGGCCTTGCCGCCTCGGTATGGTCGCAGAACCTCGACACGGCATTCGACGCGGCGCGGCGGCTGAAGGCCGGCGTGGTGTGGATCAACTCGACCAACCTGTTCGACGCGGCGATCCCCTTCGGCGGCTACAAGGAGAGCGGCTTCGGCCGCGAAGGCGGCAGGGAAGGCATGCACGAATATCTCGTGCCCGGCTGGCTGAAGAAGGCCAAGGCGACGGCGGTGTCCAAGCCGTTGCCGTCGGCAACGCCGCTCGATGCGGACGAGGAAAGGGCAGACGGAGCGTCGGCGCTCGACCGCACGGTGAAGCTCTACATCGGCGGCAAGCAGGCGCGGCCGGATTCGGGCTATTCCTACCCGGTCCACGACCATGCCGGAAAGTTCGTCACCGAGGCACCGCTCGGCAACCGCAAGGACATCCGCAACGCGGTGGAAGCCGCGCACAAGGCCGACGGCTGGTCGGGCATGACCGGCCACGGCCGGGCGCAGGTGCTTTATTTCCTCGCCGAGAACCTGGAGTTGCGCGCGGCCGAGTTCGCGCGCCGGCTGGTGCAGGCGACCGGCGCCAGCGCCGCGAAAGCCGCGCGGGAGGTCGAGACGACCGTCGCGCGGGTGATGTACTACGCCGCCTGGGCCGACAAATATGACGGTGCGGCGCGCGCGCCGCAGGGGCGCATGCTGTCGGTCGTCCTCAACGAGCCGTGGGACGTGATGGCGATCTCCTGTCCGGACGAGGCGCCGCTGCTCTCCTTCGTCTCGCTGGTCGCGCCGGCGATCTCGATGGGAAACCGAGTGGTGGTCACGCCCTCGCCGCGCCAGCCGCTGGCCGCACTCGACCTCTACCAGGTCTTCGACACGTCGGACGTGCCGGGGGGTGTGGTCAACATCGTCACCGGCGACCGCGACCAGCTGGCGAGCGTTC
- the deoC gene encoding deoxyribose-phosphate aldolase, with protein MDVNLSAAERRAATLTTRRTVKKAWQAAWLVRAIEVIDLTTLAGDDTPGRVKRLCAKARHPLRDDLVEALGLTGRRLTTGAVCVYPTMVPTAVKALEGSGIPVASVATGFPTGLTPLKQRLDEIRYAVGEGAEEIDIVITRAHVLNADWNALYDEVRQMREACGAAHLKAILATGELKTLTNVYKASMVAMQAGSDFIKTSTGTEAVNATLPVSLVMVRAIRDYLEYTGGVHVGFKPAGGIRAAKDALAWLILMKEELGDPWLQPDLFRIGASGLLSDIERQLEHYVTGRYSSTDRHGLA; from the coding sequence ATGGACGTCAATCTGTCGGCCGCCGAGCGCCGCGCCGCGACGCTGACGACGCGCCGCACGGTAAAGAAAGCCTGGCAGGCGGCGTGGCTGGTGCGTGCAATCGAGGTCATCGACCTGACGACGCTCGCCGGCGACGACACGCCCGGCCGCGTCAAGCGGCTCTGCGCCAAGGCGCGACACCCGCTGCGGGACGATCTGGTCGAGGCATTGGGCCTGACAGGCCGTCGCCTGACCACGGGCGCGGTATGTGTCTACCCGACGATGGTGCCGACGGCCGTCAAGGCGCTGGAAGGGTCGGGTATTCCCGTGGCCTCCGTCGCCACCGGCTTTCCGACCGGTCTTACGCCGCTGAAACAGCGGCTGGACGAGATCCGCTACGCCGTCGGCGAGGGTGCGGAGGAGATCGACATCGTCATCACTCGCGCGCATGTGCTCAATGCCGACTGGAATGCGCTCTACGATGAGGTCAGGCAGATGCGCGAGGCCTGTGGCGCGGCGCATCTCAAGGCGATCCTGGCGACAGGCGAGCTGAAGACGCTGACCAACGTCTACAAGGCCTCGATGGTGGCGATGCAGGCGGGTTCGGATTTCATCAAGACCTCGACCGGCACCGAGGCCGTCAACGCCACGCTGCCGGTGAGCCTCGTCATGGTGCGGGCCATCCGCGACTACCTGGAGTACACTGGTGGCGTCCATGTCGGCTTCAAGCCGGCCGGCGGCATCCGCGCCGCCAAGGACGCGCTCGCATGGCTGATCCTGATGAAGGAGGAACTCGGCGACCCGTGGCTGCAGCCCGACCTGTTCCGCATCGGCGCCTCGGGTCTCCTGAGCGACATCGAGCGCCAGCTTGAGCACTATGTCACCGGACGCTATTCGTCCACCGACCGGCACGGGTTGGCGTGA
- a CDS encoding purine-nucleoside phosphorylase, which translates to MTTAVDILVERLAGRTPKVGLVLGSGLGGLVDEVANAVRISYGDLPGFPKSGVTGHAGELVAGDFNGTPVIMMAGRAHYYEHGNAGAMRPALEVLQGIGVETLMLTNAAGSLEPDMGPGSVMLITDHINFSGSNPLFGEPTDRRFVGLTQAYDADMRAALEAAAAKTGTPLHKGVYMWFSGPSFETPAEIRMARIVGANAVGMSTVPEVILARFLGLRVAACSVITNFAAGMTGGELSHQETKDMAPLGGARLAAILREAIGGF; encoded by the coding sequence ATGACGACTGCCGTCGACATCCTGGTCGAGCGCCTTGCCGGCCGCACGCCGAAGGTGGGCCTCGTGCTCGGTTCCGGCCTCGGCGGCCTGGTCGACGAAGTGGCGAATGCCGTTCGCATCTCCTATGGCGACCTGCCCGGCTTTCCGAAGAGCGGCGTGACCGGTCACGCGGGCGAACTCGTCGCCGGCGACTTCAACGGCACGCCCGTCATCATGATGGCCGGCCGCGCGCATTACTACGAGCACGGCAATGCCGGCGCCATGCGCCCGGCGCTGGAGGTGCTGCAGGGCATCGGCGTCGAGACGCTGATGCTGACCAACGCCGCCGGCTCGCTGGAACCCGACATGGGGCCGGGCTCCGTGATGCTGATCACCGACCACATCAACTTCTCCGGCTCCAATCCGCTGTTCGGCGAGCCCACCGACCGCCGCTTCGTCGGTTTGACTCAGGCCTACGATGCCGACATGCGCGCGGCGCTCGAAGCCGCGGCGGCAAAGACCGGCACGCCGCTGCACAAGGGGGTCTACATGTGGTTCTCCGGCCCGTCCTTCGAGACGCCGGCCGAAATCCGCATGGCCCGTATCGTCGGCGCCAATGCGGTGGGCATGTCGACCGTGCCGGAGGTCATCCTCGCGCGCTTCCTCGGCCTGCGCGTGGCGGCCTGCTCGGTCATCACCAATTTCGCCGCCGGCATGACCGGAGGCGAACTCTCGCACCAGGAAACCAAGGACATGGCGCCGCTCGGAGGAGCACGGTTGGCGGCGATCCTGCGCGAGGCGATCGGAGGTTTCTGA
- the cdd gene encoding cytidine deaminase, which produces MPDVTHDLFLAARAAMARAHAPYSRFPVGAALRTADGRIYAGANVENASYPEGWCAETTALAHYVMGGGGEITDIVVLAEHMDRITPCGGCRQRLAEFAQPEARLHLCDRNGVVETVTIGAMLPHGFSGEVLT; this is translated from the coding sequence GTGCCTGATGTCACGCATGACCTCTTCCTCGCCGCGCGCGCCGCGATGGCGCGGGCCCACGCGCCCTATTCGCGCTTTCCGGTGGGGGCGGCGTTGCGCACGGCGGACGGCCGCATCTATGCCGGCGCCAATGTCGAAAACGCCTCCTATCCCGAGGGTTGGTGTGCGGAAACGACGGCGCTCGCCCATTACGTCATGGGCGGCGGCGGGGAGATTACGGATATCGTCGTGCTCGCCGAACACATGGATCGGATCACGCCCTGCGGCGGCTGCCGCCAGCGTCTGGCCGAGTTCGCTCAGCCAGAAGCGCGCCTTCATCTGTGCGACAGGAACGGCGTGGTGGAAACAGTGACGATAGGCGCTATGCTACCCCATGGCTTCTCCGGTGAGGTCCTGACATGA
- a CDS encoding ABC transporter permease, whose amino-acid sequence MFIDVLISVLDLTIRLSVALLLACLAGLYSERSGVFDIGLEGKMLAGAFAGAAAAAVTGSAWLGVGAAILAAVFFALVHGFASITNRGNQIVSGVAINFVVAGATILLGQAWFKEGGRTPQLTGDARFDPITLPFATELRGVPIIGPIYYELISGHSVLVYIAFLMVPLTWWVLFRTRFGLRLRAVGENPAAVDTAGVSVTWLRYRAVIVCGVLTGLAGAYLSLAQSPGFVKDMTAGRGFIALAALIFAKWKPVPAMFACLLFGFLEAFGIRFQGTAFPLIGQVPVQLMQALPYILTVILLAGFIGKATPPKAGGVAYVKER is encoded by the coding sequence ATGTTCATCGACGTCCTGATTTCGGTGCTCGACCTGACCATCCGCCTCTCGGTCGCACTGCTGCTCGCCTGTCTCGCCGGCCTCTATTCGGAGCGTTCGGGCGTCTTCGACATCGGGCTCGAGGGCAAGATGCTTGCCGGCGCCTTCGCCGGCGCGGCCGCCGCAGCCGTCACCGGTTCGGCCTGGCTCGGGGTCGGCGCCGCGATCCTCGCCGCCGTCTTCTTCGCCCTCGTGCACGGTTTCGCCTCGATCACCAACCGCGGCAACCAGATCGTTTCCGGCGTGGCGATCAACTTCGTCGTCGCGGGCGCCACGATCCTGCTCGGCCAGGCCTGGTTCAAGGAAGGCGGCCGCACGCCGCAGCTCACTGGCGACGCGCGGTTCGACCCGATCACGCTGCCTTTCGCCACCGAGCTCCGCGGCGTACCGATCATCGGGCCGATTTACTACGAGCTCATCTCCGGTCATTCCGTCCTCGTCTACATCGCCTTCCTGATGGTGCCGCTCACCTGGTGGGTACTGTTCCGCACCCGCTTCGGGTTGCGGCTGAGGGCCGTGGGCGAGAACCCGGCGGCTGTCGATACGGCCGGCGTGTCGGTGACCTGGCTGCGCTATCGCGCCGTCATCGTCTGCGGCGTGCTCACGGGACTGGCGGGGGCTTATCTGTCGCTCGCCCAGAGCCCCGGCTTCGTCAAGGACATGACCGCCGGCCGCGGCTTCATCGCGCTCGCCGCCCTGATCTTCGCCAAATGGAAGCCGGTGCCGGCGATGTTCGCCTGCCTGCTGTTCGGCTTCCTCGAGGCGTTCGGCATCCGTTTCCAGGGCACCGCTTTTCCGCTCATCGGCCAGGTGCCGGTCCAGCTCATGCAGGCGCTGCCCTACATCCTGACCGTCATCCTTCTCGCCGGCTTCATCGGCAAGGCCACGCCGCCCAAGGCGGGCGGCGTCGCCTATGTGAAGGAGCGGTGA
- a CDS encoding ABC transporter permease — MSTPYAKMPAWADYGLIPLINLTVAFFVAGLVVLLVGESPFEAVQLMIKGAFGSGRGIGYTLYYATNFIFTGLAVAVAFHAGLFNIGGEGQASVAGVGVAIVCLAFDTILPWWITFPIAVVAAAIFGAAWALIPAWLQAYRGSHIVITTIMFNFIAASLMVYLLVNVFKAPGQQAPETRTFLEGAAIPSLEPLLNMLGIAARRTPLNITFFLALLAAFGVWLLIWRSRLGYEIRTMGHSPKAARYAGIGEKRIIIVTMLISAGLAGLMALNPIMGAQDRMQLGFVGGAGFVGIAVALMGRSHPVGIILAAILFGMLYQGGAEIAFEMPNITREMIVVIMGLVIFFAGALEHMFRPAVQAVLASLKPSSMGLKPKPAGDA; from the coding sequence ATGAGCACGCCCTACGCCAAGATGCCGGCCTGGGCCGACTACGGTCTGATTCCGCTCATCAACCTGACCGTCGCCTTCTTCGTCGCCGGTCTCGTCGTCCTTCTGGTGGGCGAAAGCCCGTTTGAGGCGGTGCAACTGATGATCAAGGGTGCGTTCGGCTCGGGCCGCGGCATCGGCTACACGCTCTACTACGCGACGAATTTCATCTTCACCGGCCTTGCCGTCGCGGTGGCCTTCCATGCCGGCCTGTTCAACATCGGCGGCGAGGGACAGGCGTCGGTGGCGGGCGTCGGCGTCGCCATAGTCTGTCTTGCCTTCGATACCATTCTTCCCTGGTGGATCACCTTCCCGATCGCGGTCGTCGCCGCGGCGATCTTCGGCGCAGCATGGGCGCTGATCCCAGCCTGGCTGCAGGCCTATCGCGGCAGCCACATCGTCATCACGACGATCATGTTCAACTTCATCGCCGCCAGCCTGATGGTCTATCTGCTGGTCAACGTTTTCAAGGCTCCCGGACAGCAGGCGCCGGAAACCCGCACGTTCCTCGAAGGCGCCGCCATCCCGAGCCTCGAACCGCTCCTCAACATGCTGGGCATCGCAGCGCGCCGCACGCCGCTCAACATCACCTTCTTTCTGGCGCTCCTCGCCGCCTTTGGCGTCTGGCTGCTGATCTGGCGCTCGAGGCTGGGATACGAAATCCGCACCATGGGCCACAGCCCCAAGGCCGCGCGCTACGCCGGCATCGGCGAAAAGCGCATCATCATCGTCACCATGCTGATCTCGGCGGGCCTGGCCGGCCTGATGGCGCTCAATCCGATCATGGGAGCGCAGGATCGCATGCAGCTCGGTTTCGTCGGTGGCGCGGGCTTCGTCGGCATCGCGGTCGCGCTGATGGGCCGCTCCCACCCCGTCGGCATTATCCTCGCTGCGATCCTCTTCGGCATGCTCTATCAGGGCGGCGCGGAGATCGCCTTCGAGATGCCCAACATCACCCGCGAGATGATCGTCGTCATCATGGGTCTGGTGATCTTCTTCGCCGGCGCGCTGGAGCATATGTTCCGGCCCGCCGTGCAGGCGGTTCTCGCCTCGCTGAAACCATCGAGCATGGGCCTGAAACCGAAGCCGGCGGGAGACGCCTGA
- a CDS encoding cysteine hydrolase family protein has translation MTTPALLVIDVQNAIDDPVWGRRGQPGMEGNISTLLDAWRARRLPVVHIRHDSTDLASPYRPGTPGNEFKAEVAPLPGEPVVDKRTNSAFIGTDLMDVLDELQVRQLVMTGVLLENSVEATARMAGNLGFEVVIPEDAVASVDRIDRRGRHWSAEDVHALTLAILENEYAQISDTRTLIEALP, from the coding sequence ATGACGACGCCCGCGCTGCTCGTGATCGACGTCCAGAACGCGATCGACGATCCGGTCTGGGGTCGCCGCGGCCAGCCGGGGATGGAAGGCAACATCTCGACGCTGCTCGACGCCTGGCGCGCCCGGCGGCTGCCGGTCGTGCATATCCGGCACGATTCGACGGACCTGGCCTCGCCTTACCGGCCCGGCACTCCGGGCAACGAATTCAAGGCCGAAGTGGCGCCGCTTCCCGGCGAACCGGTCGTCGACAAGCGGACCAACAGCGCCTTCATCGGCACCGACCTGATGGATGTTCTGGACGAGTTGCAGGTGCGCCAGTTGGTGATGACCGGCGTGCTGCTGGAGAACTCGGTGGAAGCGACCGCGCGCATGGCCGGCAATCTGGGTTTCGAAGTGGTCATCCCCGAAGACGCCGTCGCCAGCGTCGACCGCATCGACAGGCGGGGCCGTCACTGGTCGGCGGAGGACGTCCACGCGCTCACGCTCGCGATACTCGAGAACGAGTATGCGCAGATTTCCGACACGCGTACCCTGATCGAGGCCCTGCCATGA
- a CDS encoding ABC transporter ATP-binding protein, giving the protein MTDAAIELVGINKSFGAVRANRDIHLKVEPGTIHGIIGENGAGKSTLMSILYGFYQADSGEIRIGGKPVAIKTPNEAIAHGIGMVHQHFMLVENFTVLENIILGAEGAALLNRGIARARGELQRLEDEYGLEVEPDAVIEELAVGLQQRVEILKALYRGAEILILDEPTGVLTPAEADHLFLILRRLKDEGKTVILITHKLREIMAVTDNVSVMRQGQMVATRKTSETTVEELAELMVGRRVLLHVEKGEAKPGEIKLSVRNLTVKDSRGVTMVRDVSFDLRAGEIVGIAGVAGNGQSELIETIAGIRKAVSGTVTLDGRPVDVTGAADPADLRRRGLAHVPEDRHHMGLILPFEEYENSILGYHNDPEYRNGVFLDLKAVEADARDKIAKYDIRPSDPHLKTANFSGGNQQKIVLAREMEQDPGVLIVGQPTRGVDVGAIEFIHKRLIAMRDAGKAVLLVSVELDEIRSLSDRILVMFDGRIVGERGPDATEGELGLLMAGVEQKEAAE; this is encoded by the coding sequence ATGACGGACGCGGCGATCGAGCTGGTCGGGATCAACAAGAGCTTCGGCGCGGTTCGGGCAAATCGCGACATCCATCTCAAGGTCGAACCCGGCACCATCCACGGCATCATCGGCGAGAACGGGGCGGGCAAGTCGACGCTGATGTCGATCCTCTACGGCTTCTACCAGGCCGATTCCGGCGAGATCCGCATCGGCGGCAAGCCGGTGGCGATCAAGACGCCGAACGAGGCGATCGCGCACGGCATCGGCATGGTGCACCAGCACTTCATGCTGGTCGAGAATTTCACCGTGCTCGAAAACATCATTCTCGGTGCCGAGGGCGCCGCGCTTCTCAACCGGGGCATTGCCAGGGCGAGGGGCGAGCTGCAGCGGCTCGAAGATGAATACGGCCTCGAGGTCGAGCCGGACGCGGTGATCGAGGAGCTCGCCGTCGGGCTGCAGCAACGCGTGGAGATCCTCAAGGCGCTCTATCGCGGCGCCGAGATCCTCATCCTCGACGAGCCGACAGGCGTCCTGACCCCTGCCGAGGCTGACCATCTCTTTCTTATCCTGCGGAGGCTGAAGGACGAGGGAAAGACGGTCATCCTCATCACGCACAAGCTGCGCGAGATCATGGCCGTGACCGACAATGTCTCCGTCATGCGCCAGGGCCAGATGGTGGCGACGCGAAAGACCTCGGAGACCACCGTCGAGGAACTGGCCGAGCTGATGGTCGGCCGCCGCGTGCTGCTGCATGTCGAGAAGGGCGAAGCCAAGCCCGGCGAGATCAAGCTCTCGGTGCGCAACCTCACCGTCAAGGATTCGCGCGGCGTCACCATGGTCAGGGACGTGTCCTTCGACCTGCGCGCCGGCGAAATCGTCGGCATCGCCGGCGTGGCCGGCAACGGCCAGTCGGAGCTGATCGAGACCATCGCCGGCATCCGCAAGGCGGTCTCCGGCACGGTCACGCTCGACGGGCGTCCGGTCGACGTCACCGGCGCCGCGGATCCGGCCGACCTGCGCCGGCGCGGCCTCGCCCATGTCCCCGAAGACCGCCACCATATGGGATTGATCCTGCCCTTCGAGGAATATGAGAACTCGATCCTCGGCTATCACAACGATCCCGAATACCGGAACGGCGTGTTCCTCGACCTGAAAGCGGTCGAGGCGGATGCCCGCGACAAGATCGCCAAATACGACATCCGGCCTTCCGATCCCCATCTCAAGACGGCGAACTTTTCCGGCGGCAACCAGCAGAAGATCGTGCTGGCACGCGAGATGGAGCAGGACCCCGGCGTGCTGATCGTTGGTCAGCCGACGCGCGGCGTCGACGTCGGCGCCATCGAGTTCATCCACAAGCGTCTGATCGCCATGCGCGATGCCGGCAAGGCGGTGCTGCTCGTCTCCGTCGAGCTCGACGAGATCCGCTCGCTCTCCGACCGCATCCTGGTGATGTTCGACGGCCGTATCGTCGGCGAGCGCGGGCCCGATGCGACCGAAGGCGAACTCGGACTGCTCATGGCCGGCGTCGAGCAGAAGGAAGCCGCGGAATGA
- a CDS encoding SlyX family protein, whose protein sequence is MDMDERITTLELLAAEQERTIHELSAEISKAWRTIDELNRRVEAMALRLTGVEEATAPEIPVTRPPHW, encoded by the coding sequence ATGGATATGGACGAGCGCATCACCACGCTCGAACTGCTCGCCGCCGAGCAGGAACGAACGATCCACGAACTGTCGGCCGAGATCTCCAAGGCCTGGAGGACGATCGACGAGTTGAACCGGCGGGTCGAGGCCATGGCGCTCAGGCTCACCGGCGTCGAAGAAGCCACTGCGCCGGAGATCCCGGTGACCAGGCCGCCGCATTGGTGA